From one Bacteroides fragilis NCTC 9343 genomic stretch:
- a CDS encoding DUF4293 domain-containing protein — protein sequence MIQRIQTIYLLLVTALLITSMCLPVGSFIGADAAMYVFKPLGVEMNGTLYSTWGVFGILLLSAIIAFATIFLFKNRMLQIRMTIFNSILLIGYYLTFLAFMFVLKKDLSATFQISWALCLPLISIILNWLAVRAIGRDEVMVKAADRLR from the coding sequence ATGATTCAACGAATTCAAACGATTTATCTTTTACTTGTTACTGCATTATTGATAACAAGTATGTGTCTGCCTGTAGGCAGCTTTATAGGTGCTGATGCTGCAATGTATGTTTTTAAACCATTGGGGGTAGAGATGAACGGTACACTTTATTCTACATGGGGGGTATTTGGTATCTTGTTGCTCAGTGCAATCATTGCATTCGCTACGATCTTTCTGTTCAAGAACCGTATGTTGCAAATTCGTATGACGATATTCAATAGTATTCTGCTGATTGGTTATTATCTTACTTTTCTTGCCTTCATGTTTGTCCTGAAGAAAGATCTGAGTGCTACTTTCCAGATATCATGGGCATTATGCCTGCCGTTAATTTCGATTATTCTGAATTGGCTGGCGGTCCGTGCGATAGGACGAGATGAAGTGATGGTAAAGGCTGCCGATCGTCTCCGATAA
- a CDS encoding DNA-directed RNA polymerase subunit omega, whose product MDYKKTNAPTNTITRDMMDLCADTGNVYETVAIIGKRANQISVEIKNDLSKKLAEFASYNDNLEEVFENREQIEISRYYEKLPKPNLIAAQEYVEGKIYYRNPAKEKEKLQ is encoded by the coding sequence ATGGATTACAAAAAAACAAATGCTCCGACGAATACCATTACCCGTGATATGATGGACTTGTGTGCCGATACCGGTAATGTTTACGAAACAGTGGCTATCATTGGTAAGCGTGCCAATCAGATTAGTGTGGAAATAAAAAATGACCTTTCCAAGAAACTTGCGGAGTTTGCTTCTTACAACGACAATCTGGAGGAAGTGTTTGAAAACAGAGAGCAGATCGAAATTTCACGTTATTACGAGAAATTGCCGAAACCCAATCTGATTGCTGCGCAGGAATATGTAGAAGGAAAGATCTATTATAGAAACCCGGCGAAGGAGAAAGAAAAATTACAGTAA
- a CDS encoding outer membrane protein assembly factor BamD, whose protein sequence is MKKNIIITLLAATVLSSCGEYNKLLKSTDYEYKYEAAKNYFAKGQYNRSATLLNELITILKGGDKAEESLYMLAMSYYNQKDYSTAAQSFITYFNTYPRGQFSELARFHAGKALFLDTPEPRLDQSSTYQAIQQLQMFLEYYPQSSRKQEAQNMIFALQDKLVLKELYSARLYYNLGNYMGNNYLSCVITAQNALKDYPYTDYREDLSILILRAKYEMAVNSVEDKKMDRYRETVDEYYAFKNEFPESKYLKEAERIFKDSQKVIKD, encoded by the coding sequence ATGAAGAAGAACATCATTATAACGCTGCTTGCAGCTACTGTTTTATCCTCGTGTGGAGAGTACAATAAGTTGCTAAAAAGCACTGATTACGAATACAAGTATGAGGCCGCTAAGAACTACTTCGCCAAGGGTCAGTATAATCGGTCGGCTACATTGCTGAACGAGTTGATAACTATCTTGAAAGGTGGTGATAAGGCAGAAGAATCATTATACATGTTGGCTATGAGTTATTATAATCAGAAAGACTATTCTACTGCCGCACAGTCGTTTATCACTTATTTTAATACATATCCACGTGGTCAGTTCTCTGAATTGGCTCGTTTTCATGCAGGCAAAGCTTTGTTCTTGGATACTCCGGAACCCCGATTGGATCAGTCAAGTACTTATCAGGCTATCCAGCAGTTGCAGATGTTCTTGGAATATTATCCTCAAAGCAGCAGAAAACAAGAGGCACAGAATATGATTTTTGCTTTGCAGGATAAGTTGGTTTTGAAAGAACTTTATTCAGCGAGATTATATTATAATCTGGGTAATTATATGGGCAACAACTATCTGTCTTGTGTAATCACAGCACAGAATGCTTTAAAAGATTATCCTTATACTGATTATCGTGAGGATTTATCTATTTTGATTCTCCGTGCCAAATATGAGATGGCAGTGAATAGTGTAGAAGATAAAAAGATGGATCGTTATCGCGAAACGGTAGACGAATATTATGCTTTTAAAAATGAATTTCCGGAAAGTAAATATCTGAAGGAAGCCGAAAGGATTTTCAAAGATTCTCAAAAAGTAATTAAAGACTAA
- a CDS encoding phenylacetate--CoA ligase family protein — protein sequence MIWNESIECMERDNLHKIQSIRLKKIVEYVYHNTPFYRKKMQELGITPDDINGIEDISKLPFTTKLDLRDNYPFGLCAVPMSQIVRIHASSGTTGKPTVVGYTRKDLSTWAECLSRAFTAYGAGRSDIFQVSYGYGLFTGGLGAHAGAENIGASVIPMSSGNTEKQITLMHDFGSTVLCCTPSYALYLADAINDSGFPREEFKLKAGAFGAEPWTESMRKDIETKLGIKAYDIYGLSEIAGPGVGYECECQNGTHLNEDHFFPEIIDPHTLQPVEPGQTGELVFTHLTKEGMPLLRYRTKDLTALHYEKCSCGRTLVRMDRILGRSDDMLIIRGVNVFPTQIESVILEMAEFEPHYLLTIDRKNNTDTMELKVEVRPDYYSDEINKMLALKKKLTGRLQSVLGLGVDVKLVEPRSIERSVGKAKRVIDNRKL from the coding sequence ATGATTTGGAATGAGAGCATCGAATGCATGGAACGCGACAATTTGCATAAAATCCAGAGCATTAGACTGAAGAAAATAGTAGAATACGTTTATCATAATACGCCGTTCTATCGTAAAAAAATGCAAGAGTTGGGCATCACACCCGATGATATTAACGGGATAGAAGATATATCCAAATTACCATTTACCACTAAATTAGATTTACGCGACAATTATCCGTTTGGCTTATGCGCTGTACCCATGAGCCAGATCGTTCGTATCCATGCGTCCTCCGGTACTACCGGGAAACCGACTGTAGTGGGATATACCCGTAAGGACTTATCGACTTGGGCAGAATGTCTGTCGCGTGCCTTCACAGCTTATGGTGCCGGCCGTTCTGATATATTTCAGGTATCTTACGGTTACGGTTTGTTTACGGGCGGACTGGGTGCACATGCCGGTGCCGAGAATATCGGAGCGTCGGTTATCCCCATGTCAAGTGGTAATACGGAAAAGCAGATTACATTGATGCATGATTTTGGCTCGACTGTGTTATGTTGTACACCGTCTTATGCTCTTTATCTGGCTGATGCGATTAATGACTCAGGTTTTCCACGCGAAGAATTTAAACTGAAGGCGGGTGCTTTCGGTGCGGAACCCTGGACGGAAAGTATGCGTAAAGACATCGAAACCAAATTGGGCATTAAGGCTTATGATATATATGGATTGAGTGAAATTGCAGGTCCCGGTGTTGGATATGAATGTGAATGCCAGAATGGTACGCACTTGAATGAAGATCACTTCTTCCCTGAAATAATAGACCCGCATACATTGCAGCCTGTAGAACCCGGACAGACCGGGGAACTTGTTTTTACCCATCTAACGAAAGAAGGTATGCCTTTATTGCGCTACAGGACAAAAGATCTGACGGCTTTGCATTATGAAAAATGTTCTTGCGGACGTACTTTGGTGCGTATGGACCGCATCTTGGGACGTAGTGACGATATGCTTATTATCCGTGGAGTCAATGTATTCCCGACACAGATAGAATCTGTTATTCTGGAAATGGCGGAATTCGAGCCACATTATCTGTTGACCATTGACCGCAAGAACAATACGGATACTATGGAACTGAAGGTTGAGGTTCGTCCTGACTATTATTCGGATGAAATTAACAAGATGCTGGCTTTAAAGAAGAAATTGACAGGTCGCTTACAAAGTGTATTAGGTCTGGGAGTAGACGTGAAGCTGGTAGAGCCGCGCAGCATTGAACGCAGTGTGGGCAAAGCGAAGCGTGTGATTGATAATAGAAAACTATAA